In Nocardia asteroides, the following proteins share a genomic window:
- the hisD gene encoding histidinol dehydrogenase, which yields MTSRIELARVDLRGRTPSAAELRTALPRGGVDVDSVLHHVRPVVEDIRDRGVAAALDYSEKFDGVRPASVRVPAGELAKALTELDPAVRAALEVAIERTRKVHADQRRTDTVTEVVPGGTVTEKWVPVERVGLYVPGGNAVYPSSVVMNVVPAQAAGVESLVVASPPQAQFGGLPHPTILAAAALLGVDEVWAVGGAQAVALLSYGGTDTDDAALAPVDLITGPGNIYVTAAKRLCRGLVGIDAEAGPTEIAVLADASADPVHVAADLISQAEHDVLAASVLVTDSVALADAVDAAINAQLAVVKHDARVREALSGKQSGIVLVDHIAQGLRVVDAYAAEHLEIQTVDAAAVAARVRSAGAIFVGPWAPVSLGDYCAGSNHVLPTAGCARHSSGLSVQTFLRGIHIVEYSEAALKDVAGHVVALANAEDLPAHGQAVRARFEALS from the coding sequence ATGACTTCCCGCATCGAGCTCGCCCGCGTCGATCTGCGCGGTCGTACTCCTTCCGCTGCCGAGCTGCGCACCGCGCTGCCGCGCGGAGGAGTCGACGTGGACTCGGTGCTGCATCATGTGCGGCCGGTCGTCGAGGACATCCGTGACCGGGGCGTCGCGGCGGCGCTGGACTACAGCGAGAAGTTCGACGGGGTGCGCCCGGCCTCGGTGCGGGTGCCCGCCGGCGAGCTGGCCAAGGCGCTGACCGAGCTCGATCCGGCCGTGCGCGCCGCGCTCGAGGTCGCCATCGAGCGGACCAGGAAGGTGCACGCCGACCAGCGGCGCACCGACACCGTCACCGAGGTGGTGCCCGGCGGCACCGTCACCGAGAAGTGGGTGCCGGTCGAGCGGGTGGGCCTGTACGTGCCGGGCGGCAACGCCGTCTACCCGTCCTCGGTCGTGATGAACGTCGTCCCGGCGCAGGCCGCGGGGGTGGAGTCGCTGGTGGTGGCCTCGCCGCCGCAGGCGCAGTTCGGCGGTCTGCCGCACCCGACGATCCTGGCCGCCGCCGCGCTGCTCGGCGTCGACGAGGTGTGGGCGGTCGGCGGCGCGCAGGCCGTGGCCCTGCTGTCCTACGGCGGCACCGACACCGACGATGCCGCGCTGGCCCCGGTCGACCTCATCACCGGCCCCGGCAACATCTACGTCACCGCGGCCAAGCGGCTGTGCCGCGGCCTGGTCGGCATCGACGCCGAGGCGGGCCCCACCGAGATCGCGGTCCTGGCCGACGCCTCCGCCGACCCGGTACACGTGGCCGCCGACCTGATCAGCCAGGCCGAGCACGACGTGCTCGCCGCCAGCGTGCTGGTCACCGACAGCGTGGCGCTGGCCGACGCGGTCGACGCCGCGATCAACGCCCAGCTCGCCGTCGTCAAGCACGACGCCCGCGTGCGGGAAGCGCTGAGCGGCAAGCAGTCCGGGATCGTCCTGGTCGACCACATCGCCCAGGGTCTGCGCGTCGTGGACGCCTACGCCGCCGAACATCTCGAGATCCAGACCGTCGACGCCGCCGCGGTCGCCGCGCGGGTGCGCAGCGCGGGCGCGATCTTCGTCGGCCCGTGGGCGCCGGTGAGCCTGGGCGACTACTGCGCGGGCTCCAACCACGTGCTGCCCACCGCGGGCTGCGCGCGGCACTCCTCGGGGCTGAGCGTGCAGACCTTCCTGCGCGGCATCCACATCGTGGAGTACAGCGAGGCCGCGCTGAAGGACGTCGCCGGACACGTCGTGGCGCTGGC
- a CDS encoding serine/threonine-protein kinase: MVNTRDVTISRRFGVGAIDTGQKIAEHYRLVERIGSGGTGVVWRAVDERLQRSVAVKQIHIKPSLPEGERDVLRQRAIREARNAARFQHPNAIVVFDITEHNGDPCLVMEYLKSVSLAAELGQKGPLPLTEVARIGEQVASALIAAHQAGLVHRDVKPGNILLGDHGEVKITDFGISRAAGDVTLTETGLICGTAAYLAPEVARGSDPTPAADVFALGATLFHALEGEPPYGANANPLAVLYAAANGQVREPRNAGPATDFLLDLLSPEPLDRPTMTESRDALAAFADADAVPAGFVPASEAYGRRNSAAATQVIRQSGNRASHAGASTATTRQIRSNPRPPMRHDTAAHPPTTTQPAPVPRKQGGKGRAVLIGSGVGAVIAAIAVAISAMSSSDSDSPKVQANPPSSVQSTAGPASSSAAIPAALGQTANVGTVDIGSAGLLVENFYSNPAGSWSMLTPAAQKVYGSETAFREYWADRTVDTFASITAVKGNNADGSTDMRLASITINGQTKAMVMRVVNSGGSLRIDGDTR, encoded by the coding sequence ATGGTCAATACGCGGGATGTCACAATTTCGAGAAGGTTCGGAGTAGGCGCCATCGATACCGGTCAGAAGATCGCGGAGCATTACCGCCTGGTCGAGCGTATTGGTAGCGGCGGCACAGGCGTCGTGTGGCGCGCTGTCGACGAACGCCTCCAACGCTCCGTGGCTGTGAAGCAGATCCACATCAAACCCAGCCTGCCCGAGGGCGAGCGGGATGTCCTGCGCCAGCGCGCGATTCGGGAGGCCCGCAACGCGGCACGCTTCCAGCACCCCAACGCGATCGTCGTCTTCGACATCACCGAGCACAACGGTGACCCGTGTCTGGTGATGGAGTACCTCAAGTCGGTCAGCCTGGCCGCCGAGCTGGGCCAGAAGGGTCCGCTGCCGCTGACCGAGGTCGCCCGCATCGGCGAACAGGTCGCGTCCGCGCTGATCGCCGCGCACCAGGCAGGTCTGGTGCACCGGGACGTGAAGCCGGGCAACATCCTGCTCGGCGACCACGGTGAGGTGAAGATCACCGACTTCGGCATCTCCCGCGCCGCCGGTGACGTCACCCTCACCGAGACCGGCCTGATCTGCGGTACCGCCGCCTACCTGGCTCCCGAGGTGGCGCGCGGCTCCGATCCGACGCCCGCCGCCGACGTGTTCGCGCTGGGCGCCACGCTGTTCCACGCGCTCGAGGGCGAGCCGCCCTACGGCGCCAACGCCAATCCGCTGGCCGTGCTGTACGCGGCGGCCAACGGCCAGGTCAGGGAGCCGCGCAACGCGGGCCCGGCCACCGACTTCCTGCTCGACCTGCTCAGCCCCGAACCGCTGGACCGGCCGACCATGACCGAGTCCCGCGACGCGCTGGCCGCGTTCGCCGACGCCGACGCGGTGCCCGCCGGGTTCGTGCCGGCCAGCGAGGCCTACGGCCGCCGCAACTCCGCGGCCGCGACCCAGGTGATCCGGCAGTCGGGCAACCGCGCCTCGCACGCCGGCGCGTCCACCGCGACCACCCGGCAGATCCGGTCCAACCCGCGTCCGCCGATGCGCCACGACACCGCGGCGCACCCGCCGACCACCACCCAGCCCGCCCCCGTCCCGCGCAAGCAGGGCGGCAAGGGCCGCGCGGTGCTGATCGGCTCCGGCGTCGGCGCCGTCATCGCCGCGATTGCGGTCGCGATCAGCGCCATGAGCAGCTCGGACTCGGATTCGCCGAAGGTGCAGGCGAACCCGCCGTCCTCGGTGCAGTCGACGGCGGGCCCGGCCTCCAGCAGCGCCGCCATCCCGGCCGCGCTCGGGCAGACCGCCAATGTCGGCACCGTCGACATCGGCTCGGCCGGCCTGCTGGTGGAGAACTTCTACAGCAACCCGGCCGGTTCCTGGTCGATGCTCACCCCGGCGGCGCAGAAGGTCTACGGCAGCGAGACCGCGTTCCGCGAGTACTGGGCCGACCGCACCGTCGACACCTTCGCCAGCATCACCGCGGTGAAGGGCAACAACGCCGACGGCTCCACCGACATGCGCCTGGCCAGCATCACCATCAACGGCCAGACCAAGGCCATGGTCATGCGCGTGGTGAACTCCGGCGGCAGCCTACGCATCGACGGCGACACCCGCTGA